The genomic interval TTTCGTAAAATTCATTATCCAGACTATCTTTTTCCCCTCTCAATGAACTTAGCTGACTCTTAAATTCCTCAGCAGACTGATATTCTTCTGGTAATTCAGCCAGCTTTGCTAGTTCTTTCTGATAGCTTTTTAAATCTGCTCTTATCTCAATAAGTTGATCCAGTAAGTCATCTGCTTCCCCATATTCACTCTGCCATGCTTCAAGCTGTTCACTAATTGACTTTGCATCTCCCAGTAGTTCAACTCTGGAATTGTTCACTTTTTCTAATTCATCGTCTATAATCTCAATATCTCTAATGGCTTCCAATTCATTTAAGGATTCAAGTTTTTCCTTAAGTATTTTATATTCCCTTCCATCAAGTAGATTATCAATTTGCTTATTTAGATTAGTAATATCATTTAGAAGACTTGTATATTTCTCTTTTTTTAATTTCGCTTCAGAAATATTTTTCACTTTCAATTCTGCTAGCTTTTTCTCCAATTTTTCCTGAATATCCTGGTATTCAGTTTTTAATTCTGCAAAATCTATTTCAGCAGATTGTATCTCAATATCCAGTAGATCATCAATCTCTATACGTAGATAGGCGTTTGCTCTAAATTCTTCCCCAGCGGATATTGTTTCTTTTTCTCCAATACCACTGCTTATAACAAGCTCTTGACTTGATTTATTAACTTTCCCGATTAAAGTTGACGCTTCTAGAAAAGCCTCTGTCTTTTTTAACTTACCGTCCAATGTTTCAAGATCTTTTATATCTTCATCCATTACTTTTTCAAAACTGGCTTGCTGCTTTTCCTTTTCTTCTTTTAAGGATTTAAGCTTATCTAGCTTTTCCAGTAAAGCTTTAAGCTGTTCTCTTTCAACTTTTTGAGCAGCCTTTTTCTTTTCCTCTTTTAATTCCTCAATTTTTTTCTTAATACCATTGAGTTCTTCTTTTTTTCTTTTTAATTGATCTTCTTTAAGGGGCCACTGATGATTTATCTTTTTTAGTAGTTTTGACTTTTCTTCAAGTCGTTTAATCTCAGGTTCAATACTTCCTCTTTTAAAGATATCATCTTCAAGTTTAGCCAGCTCATTTATTTGAATACTTACAATTTCTCGTTTTTTCTTCAATTCTTTAATCTCTTCACTAAGATTTTTAATCTTTTCTTCCAACTCTTTTGTTCTATCCATTTCCATCTCAATACTTGCTTTTTTAATATATAGATCATATATATCTCCGAAACCTATTTTAAAAGGATTATTAATATCTCTATTAGGATTTTCAGGCCTGTTATTTTCAATATCCCATTTTTTTACTAATTGCTCAAGCTCATTATCGATCTTATTTTTTAACTTTTCAATTGAGATACCTTCCAGCTCCATCACTGCTTTGCGTAAAAAAGCACTGACAGTATTTATAATACTGTCATCAGATATGATATTTTGAATAGCCTGTTTCACATCATTTTGTCTGGCAAAAACTACATTTGCATAAGTAGCCTGTCCAAACTTAAATAAGTCTTTAAGATATTGATTAATCTTCTCTTCACTCTTTATCCTTTGACCATCAGGGAGTTCAAGAATGCTTGAGTGTTCATCTCCCCATTCTTTCAAAAGTCTATATTCTTCTCCATTAACTTCAAACTCCAGATTCCCATTGATATATTCACCATCAGGATATGGCATAAACCTTTCTTTGAATTCTTTACCTTCTCTAGTATTTAACTTGATTTTTTCCTGAAATATAGTGGCAAAGATGGCTTCTATCGCTGTACTTTTCCCTGCTTCATTTGGGCCTAAGACAACATTCATACCATCCTGAAAAGAAAGGCGGGTATTTTTTATACCAGCAAAGCTATCTGTAGAAAATCTCTTTAGTCTCATTCTTTCACCTCTTTTATCATTTCATATGCCAATTGTAAAGCATCTTCTTCCTTACTTGCTGCTAATTCTTTTAATACTAGATGGGGAAATGAATCCTTAGTAAATTCCTTATCAATTAAATCTTCACTTATTCTGATTCTTAAATTATTATCATCTATCTCTAGATAAGCAAGTTTTCTTCTCAATTGCTGATAAAAGTCTTCTTTTTCTTTAAAAAGACATTCATCTATTACACCACTTAAAGATATTCTTACTATCTTCCTGTCTGTATCTTTATCAAGTAGACTTTCTTTAATATCGCTTAAGTCTTTTTCTTTTTCTATCTTATAAGCCAGATCATAAAATCTATACTTACCAGTACTAATCCTTTTAGCTAAAGTATTTTTTCCCTGATCGATTTCAATCAGCCAGGCAGTGCCACTATGTTTACAATCCATTCCATCTGGCTCATGAGTACCTGCATTAAAAACCTTTCT from Halanaerobiaceae bacterium ANBcell28 carries:
- a CDS encoding AAA family ATPase, which encodes MRLKRFSTDSFAGIKNTRLSFQDGMNVVLGPNEAGKSTAIEAIFATIFQEKIKLNTREGKEFKERFMPYPDGEYINGNLEFEVNGEEYRLLKEWGDEHSSILELPDGQRIKSEEKINQYLKDLFKFGQATYANVVFARQNDVKQAIQNIISDDSIINTVSAFLRKAVMELEGISIEKLKNKIDNELEQLVKKWDIENNRPENPNRDINNPFKIGFGDIYDLYIKKASIEMEMDRTKELEEKIKNLSEEIKELKKKREIVSIQINELAKLEDDIFKRGSIEPEIKRLEEKSKLLKKINHQWPLKEDQLKRKKEELNGIKKKIEELKEEKKKAAQKVEREQLKALLEKLDKLKSLKEEKEKQQASFEKVMDEDIKDLETLDGKLKKTEAFLEASTLIGKVNKSSQELVISSGIGEKETISAGEEFRANAYLRIEIDDLLDIEIQSAEIDFAELKTEYQDIQEKLEKKLAELKVKNISEAKLKKEKYTSLLNDITNLNKQIDNLLDGREYKILKEKLESLNELEAIRDIEIIDDELEKVNNSRVELLGDAKSISEQLEAWQSEYGEADDLLDQLIEIRADLKSYQKELAKLAELPEEYQSAEEFKSQLSSLRGEKDSLDNEFYERKEALSNLTTELADESYEELETRKLTYQRDFDAKVKKARNLIKIKEVINKELDAMDENTFTPLLDSFSKYLSILTVANYNLGEINDDFHLKIINQDEKALPVDIRFLSFGTYDAVALAFRFALIEQLFEDGEGFIVLDDCLVNLDPERKRKAVEVIQKFSNDFQLIFTSCNPDTAQDLGGNIIEL